Below is a genomic region from Brassica oleracea var. oleracea cultivar TO1000 chromosome C9, BOL, whole genome shotgun sequence.
TTTTTCAACAAAATAGTGATTTTAAAGTGGTTATTTCATCGATTTAGGGAGTATTATGAAGTCTTACTAAATTAAGCGATAAACAAATTATAACTCCCTTATAACATGAAAAAAAATCTTAAAATACATTAATACAAATGTAGAATGTGGTTAGAAATTTTTAAACAACACTAAAGAATATAGGCTTCATTATATAAAGTATTTACCAAAAACTCAATATTTTCTTACGGTTAACACAAAGATTTTGAGAAAATTTCAAAAATACGACAATATTGTTTTAATGCATAGTTGCATCTTCCACTAACATATGATGATGATCAAAGAGGTTTGGAGTGTTTGTTGTATCCGTTTTTCAAAAAAATAGTGATTTTATAGTGGTTATTCCATCGATTTAGGGAGAATTATGAAGTTTTACTAAATTAATTGATAACAAAATTATAACGATTTCCTTATACCATGAAAACGAGCTTAAAATACATTAATACAAATGTAGAATGTGGTTAGAAATTTTAAAACAACACTAAAGATTATAGGTTTCAGTATATAAAACATTTACCAAAAACTCAATATTTTCGTAGGGGTTAACACATAGATTTTGAGAAAATTTCAACAAAATACGAAGAATATTATTTTAGTGCATAGTTGCATCCTCCACTAATATATGAAGATGTTCAAAGAGGTTTGCACCCTTTGCTGTCTCCTTTTTTCAACAAAATAATGATTTTATAGTGGTTATTCCATATATTTAGGGAGTATTATGATGTTTTACTAAATTAATTGATACATAAATTATAACGGTTCCCTTATACCTTGAAAAAAATCTTAAAATACGTTAACACAAATGAAGAATGTGGTTAGAAATTTTAAAACAACACTAAAGATTATATGCTTTAGTATATAAAACATTTACCAAAACCTCAATATTTTCGTAGGGGATTAACACCTAGATTTTGAGAAAATTTCGAAAAATACGACGATATTGTTTTAATGCATAGTTGCATCCTCCACTAACATATGATGATGTTGAAAGAGGTTTGGAGTGTTTGTTGTCTCCGTTTTTCAAGCAAATAGTGACTTTATCGTGATCTTATAGTGGTTATTCCTAAAAAAATTATAATGATTCTCTTATACCATGAAAACGAGCTTAAAATACATTAATACAAATGTAGAATATGGTTAGAAATTTTAAAACAACACTAAAGATTATATGCTTCAATATATAAAATATTTACCAAAAACTCAATATTTTCGTAGGGGTTAACAGTTAGATTTTGAGAAAATTTCAACAAAATACGAAAAATATTGTTTTAGTGCACAGTTGCATCTTCCACTAACATATGATGATATTCAAAGAGGTTTGCAGCCTTTGTTGTTTCCTTTTTTTTAACAAAATAGTGATTTTATAGCGGTTATTCCATCTATTTAGGGAGTATTATAACGGCTCCCTTATACCATGAAAAAAATCTTAAAATACATTAATACAAATGTAGAATGTGGTTGGAAATTTTAAAATTACAAGAAAGATTATAGGCTTCAGTATATAAAACATTTACCAAAAACTCAATATTTTTGTAGGGGTTAACACACAGATTTTGAGAAAATTTCAAAAAATACGACAATATTGTTTTAATGCATAGTTTCATCGTACACTAACATATGATGATGTTCAAAGAAGTTTGGAGCCTTCGTTGTCTCCGTTTTTCAACAAAATATTGATTTTATAATGGTTACTCCATCTATTTAGGGAGTATCCGAACAATTCAATATTTTCGTAGGGGTTAGTTAACAAATAGATTTTGAGGAAAATTTAAAAATATGAAAAAATGTTTTAATGCATAGTTGCATCCTTCACTAACATATGATGAAGTTCAAATAGGTTTGGAACCTTTGTTGTCTCCGTTTTTCTAGAAAATAGCGATTTTATAGTGGTTAGTCCACCACTTTAGGGAGTATTATGAAGTTTTACTAAATTAATTGACAAAAAATTAAAACGATGCCCATGTTCCATGAAAAATAGATTAATAAACATTAATAAAAATTTATAATGTGTTTAGAAATTTTAAAACAACACTAAAGATTATAGGCTTCAGTATATAAAACAGTTACCAAAAACTCAATATTTTCGTAGGGGGTTATTAACACACAGATTTTGAAAAAATTTCAAAAAATACGACAATATTGTTTTAATGCGTTGTTGCATCCTTGACTAACATATGATGATGTTCAAAGAGGTTTGGAGCCTTTGTTGTCTCTTTTTTTCAACAAAATAATGATTTGTAATGGTTATTCCGTCTATTTAGTGAGTATTATGAAGTTTTATTAAATTAATTGATAAAAAAATTATAACGGTTCCCTTATACCATGAGAAAAATCTTAAAATACATTAATACAAATCTAGAGAATAGCGATTTTATAGTGGTTAGTCCACCAATTTAGGGAGTTTTATGAAGTTTTACTAAATTAACTGACAAAAAATTAAAACGATGACCCTGTACTATGAAAGAGAGTTTAATAGACATTAATACAAATTTAGAATGTGTTTTGATATTTTAAAACAACACTAAAGATCATAGGCTTCAGTATATATAGCATTACCGAAAAATTTAATATTTTAGTCAGGGTTAACGCATAGATTTTGAGAAGAATTCAAAAATATGAAAAATACTGTTTTAATGCATAGTTGCATCTTTGACTAACATATTAGTAAGTTCAAAGAGGTATGAAACTTTTGTTGTCTCCGTTTCTCTAGGAAAAAACGATTTTATAGTTGTTAATCCACCAATTTAGAGAGCATTATGAAGCTTTACTAAATTAATTGACAAAAAAATAAAACGATGCCCATGTACCATGAAAGAGAGTTTAAAATACATTTATACAAATATAGAATGTGTTTAGAAATTTTAAAACAACACTAAAGATCATAGGCTTCAGTATATAGAGCATTTACCGAAAAATTTACACATAGATTTTGAGAAAAATTCAAAAATATGAAAATACTGTTTTAACGCATAGTTGCATCATTTACTAACATACGAAGAAGTTCAAAGAGGTTTGGAACTTTTGTTGTCTCCGTTTCTCCAGAAAAAACGATTTTATAGTAGTTAGTCCACCAATTTAGAGAGTATTAAGAACTTTTACTAAATTAATTGACAAAAAATTAAAAAGATGTCCATGTACCATGAAAGAGATTTTAATAAATATTAATAAAAATCTATAATGTGTTTAAAAATTTTAAAACAACACTAAAGTTCATAGGCTTCATTATATAGAGAATTTACCGAAAAACTCAATATTTTCGTATGGGTTAACACATAGATTTTAAGAAGAATTCAAAAATATGAAAATATTGTTTTAATGCATAGTTGAATCATTAACTAACATATTATGAAGTTCAAAGAGGTTTGAAACTTTTGTTGTCTCCATTTCTCTAGAAAAAAACGATCTTATAGTGGTTAGTCCACCAATTTAGAGAGTATTATGAAGCTTTACTAAATTAATTGACAAATAATTAAAATGATGCCAATGTACCATGAAAGAGAGTTTAATAAATATTAATGCAAATGTAGAATGTGTTTAAAAATTTTAAACAATACTAAAGATCATAGGATTCATTATATAGAGCATTTACCGAAATATTTAATATTTTCGTAGCGGTTAACACATAGATTTTGAGAAAAATTCAAAAATATAAAAATATTGTTTTAATGCATAGTTGCATCTTTTACTAACCTATGAAGAATTTCAAAGAGGTTTGGAACTTTTGATGTCTCCGTTTCTCTAGAAAAAAACGATTTTATATTGGTTAGTCTACCAATTTAGAGAGTATTATGAAGCTTTACTAAATTAATTGACAAATAATTAAAACGATGCCAATGTACCATGAAAGAGAGTTTAATAAATATTAATACAAATGTAGAATGTGTCTAAAAATTTTAAAACAATACTAAATATCATAGGATTCATTATATAGAGCATTTACCGAAATATTTAATATTTTCATTGGGGTTAACACGTAGATTTTGAGAAAAATTCAAAAATATGAAAATACTGTTTTAATGCATAGTTGCATCCTTTATTAACCTATGAAGAAGTTCAAAGAGGTTTGGAACTTTTGTTGTCTCCGTTTCTCTAGAAAAAAAACTATTTTATAGTGGTTAGTCCACCAATTTAGAGAGTATTATTAATTTTTACTAAATTAATTGACAAAAAATTAAAAAAGATGCCCATGTACCGAAAGAGAGTTTAATAAATATTAATAAAAATCTATAATGTGTTTAGAAATTTTAAAACAACACTAAAGCATTTACCGAAAAAATCAATATTTTCGTAGGGGTTACTTTGAGAAAAATTCAAAAATTCAAAAATATTGTTTTAATGCATAGTTGCATCATTCACTAACATATTATGAAGTTCAATGAGGTTTGGAACTTTTGTTGTCTCCTCCGTTTTTCTAGAAAAAACGATTTTATAGTTGTTAGTCCACCAATTTAGAGAATATTATGAAGTTTTACTGAATTAATTGACAAAAAAATTAAAACGATGTTCATGTACCATGAAAGAAAGTTTAATATACATTTATACAAATGTAGAATGTGTTTGAAAATTTTAAAACAACACTAAAGATCATAGGCTTCAGTATATGGAGTATTTACCGAAAAATTCAATATTTTCGTAGGAGTTAGTTAACACATAGATTTTGAAAAAAAATTCAAAAATATGAAAATATTGTTTTAATGCATAGTTATATATTTCACTAAGATGCGATGAAATTCAAAGAAGTTTGAAACTTTTGCTGTCTTCATTTCTCTAGAATAAAAAACCATTTTATAATGATTAATCCACTAATTTAGAGATAATGAAGAAATTTCGATTGCTGGTTGCAACCGCCGCGATAACGAAGCGCTAAAGTCATATGATTAAAGATTTTTTAAAATAAACTTTTATCTTTTATATATCCTAAAACAAAACTTCTAAGGCAGAACCAAGAAATTAAAACTGATTTGGAAAAATAAAAAAAAGCTTATTTTTAGTTTGTTTTCTTGTCATCTTCTTGGTCAGTGATCTTCTTCGGATCCGCAGAATCATCCTCACCTCCAAAACCAAACTCGTTGACACGTGTTTTGTCCACAGGATAAACCCATCTCTGGTACAAGTATATCAAGAAAATTACATCTGCAACAAAACAAAGACAACACCAGATTTAGATCATTATCATTTTTTGTCACTTCCAAAACAATCTAAAGAGGCATGAATCAACAATCTCAGAGAAAGACCGATTCCTATTATTTACCATCTCGGAAGACAGAGAGACGGTGCAGCATTGGCATTTTGATGACAAAGGCAAAGAGATCGTCGATGATGGTGTTGAGGAACTTATAAGTCATCTGCCTCCATGGTAGATGCGCTACTGACTTTAGCTTATAGTTGATGAACAATTGAGGACACATCATTATAAAACCTGCAAATACAAAACAAAACAAAAAACACATTGATTCCCGCTCAAAGGAAATCATTCACACGACAGTTGTTTGAGCTGTGGTTTAAGAGAATTTTGGGAACTTTTTATACCAAACATGTAGACGCAGCTCGTTAGTGAAGATAGTATCCATGAGTACCAGCTCTTGTGGCGTTCGTAGGCTAGTGAATATATGGCGAATCCAGCGACAAGGAGGAGCAGCACATAGGATAAGAATTTAATGGCCATATCATCATACTCCTTGGTTTTGTTTCTCGCATAGGATTCACGATCGTGGAACCTCAATCTTGGAATCATTCCACTTCTATCAACCTAAAAATTTGAAATATTTGCCACAGTTTTATACAAATATCAAATTGGAAGCGTCACTTGCTGATTTTTCTAGTTAGATGTACCTACCTCTATGCGCATGGCTTTTCCTATTTTCCAGAACTCAATGCAGACGCCAACTCCAGAACTAGCCAGTATCATCCATGAAGTGTCGTTGTCAAGCAGGTAGAGGAAGATGATGAACTGACAGATGAAGTTCAGTACAACAGACTTTGCAGACAGTCCTTCCATAGATTTGTTCTTGTTCCAAAACTGGATATCTACAGGGAAAGCAACAGAGACATTAGATAAGCTATAATACCAATAAGCATTTTAGGAGAGTGACTGTTCTATTTGGCGTTTACCGTTTTTGAATGCAAGGAAGTCAAATACAGAATGCAGCATCGAAACACACATTGTGATGCCCAACAGATAAGGATTGCCTTCCAGAAACACCCTCTGCAAGTATATCACACTCAAATCTAAGTATATATAATAAGACATGAAGCTAGCTAACTGAGCATAAAGGAACAGAATCTACCTACCTTTAGTTCGTCAGATTCACCATCAAGCATGCTGCCGTAGCTACGATGAACCTGGAAAGACTGTTCAATCTGCTCAAATAGCTGCCACTTTGTCATGCTAATGGGGCTTACTTCAATGTTAAGTGGCAGCTCTGAGACTGTCTCGTTGATTGCAATCAGCTTGTCCCTTAGCAGCCAAAACTCGTTGAAGAAAACTATAGGGTAGTAGTTTACTGTAGTAGGTTCTACTTGTATGTCTGCCAATAAAGTTAAGGAATACAAAAAAAAAGAAAATGGCATGGAAGATGAAACAAGTGCATAGAGAGTTGTCTAAAAACTTAAAGTAATAATCTGCCAAAAGAAACGGAAGGATACAAGGAGCAATGTTTGGTGGTACACCGTGCTGTGGATAGCTGCAAGGAAATTGAAGACAATTAGCAAAAAGTCTTATGAAATTCATCGAAAGAAGTGAGCTCAAAGGAAAAGAAAGCATGCCATAAATCGATTATTCATCTACCAATAACCAGAAGGAACTACTTACCGAGTAAAGTCATCGACTAGGTTAATGGTGACATTAGGTTTCCAGTAAGATATCCATTCAACAGGGCCCTCATCCTTCACTTCGGAGTCATGCCCATCAACGCCCTGCGAAGTCTGCTTTGTGTTGTTAGTTCATAAGAATGTGTGCGCCATAACACAGGCTTCATTACAGGCCTAAACTATACATAATAACCATAAGCACACCTCAACTTGTGCATTGGATTCAGCAGAGTCTTTAGGATTTCCCAAAAGACTCTTCTTCTTATCTGCTTTTCGCTTTGGCAAGTAAGTCGCAACAGCTGAAAACAGTAAAAAAAAAACAGAGGTTGGTACTTGAATCTAACTACCAACTCTTTATTATTAAAAGAGGTCGTTGAGTCTTACGATGTGTCCTGCCAAAGCAATTAAGAGGCTGATACTCAGGATCGTTAGGATCAATAGGAAAACCAGATCGAGCAAAGAAGACATGAGCATAGAGACTCCCATTATTCTTCAGTGCCTGCAAACAACAAAACACCCTCAACACAACTGACACAACATATGAAGAAACACAAATATATCTATTACCTCGGATGGATAATACTTCATTGACAAGGTTCTAGTGCTCTCTGGCTTCCACACAGCGTAAGGTATGTTGGTCTCGTGCCAAACAAGCGCACCATCATTCCCAAAGTCACTGAATTTATCATTCTCCGATAGATAAAACCACATATCCTGTTGTCAAAAACAAACACTTTAGACCTAAGGCGAGCGAAATAGAGAAAGCAATCGACTTGAAGAGACCCAATTACCAAGGGCTCGCCTTTCTGAAAGAGATTGGACATGAGATGAGGCGGAGGCTTAGAAGGATCAACAGGTTTCTGTTTCGGCGAGAAGAACTTCGAAGCGAAGTAGCAG
It encodes:
- the LOC106313307 gene encoding cleft lip and palate transmembrane protein 1 homolog isoform X1 is translated as MAPPAAGETAAAGGDAQPQQQRQAGGGFGQTITGIIRIAVFCYFASKFFSPKQKPVDPSKPPPHLMSNLFQKGEPLDMWFYLSENDKFSDFGNDGALVWHETNIPYAVWKPESTRTLSMKYYPSEALKNNGSLYAHVFFARSGFPIDPNDPEYQPLNCFGRTHPVATYLPKRKADKKKSLLGNPKDSAESNAQVETSQGVDGHDSEVKDEGPVEWISYWKPNVTINLVDDFTRYPQHGVPPNIAPYIQVEPTTVNYYPIVFFNEFWLLRDKLIAINETVSELPLNIEVSPISMTKWQLFEQIEQSFQVHRSYGSMLDGESDELKRVFLEGNPYLLGITMCVSMLHSVFDFLAFKNDIQFWNKNKSMEGLSAKSVVLNFICQFIIFLYLLDNDTSWMILASSGVGVCIEFWKIGKAMRIEVDRSGMIPRLRFHDRESYARNKTKEYDDMAIKFLSYVLLLLVAGFAIYSLAYERHKSWYSWILSSLTSCVYMFGFIMMCPQLFINYKLKSVAHLPWRQMTYKFLNTIIDDLFAFVIKMPMLHRLSVFRDDVIFLIYLYQRWVYPVDKTRVNEFGFGGEDDSADPKKITDQEDDKKTN
- the LOC106313307 gene encoding cleft lip and palate transmembrane protein 1 homolog isoform X2; translation: MAPPAAGETAAAGGDAQPQQQRQAGGGFGQTITGIIRIAVFCYFASKFFSPKQKPVDPSKPPPHLMSNLFQKGEPLDMWFYLSENDKFSDFGNDGALVWHETNIPYAVWKPESTRTLSMKYYPSEALKNNGSLYAHVFFARSGFPIDPNDPEYQPLNCFGRTHPVATYLPKRKADKKKSLLGNPKDSAESNAQVEGVDGHDSEVKDEGPVEWISYWKPNVTINLVDDFTRYPQHGVPPNIAPYIQVEPTTVNYYPIVFFNEFWLLRDKLIAINETVSELPLNIEVSPISMTKWQLFEQIEQSFQVHRSYGSMLDGESDELKRVFLEGNPYLLGITMCVSMLHSVFDFLAFKNDIQFWNKNKSMEGLSAKSVVLNFICQFIIFLYLLDNDTSWMILASSGVGVCIEFWKIGKAMRIEVDRSGMIPRLRFHDRESYARNKTKEYDDMAIKFLSYVLLLLVAGFAIYSLAYERHKSWYSWILSSLTSCVYMFGFIMMCPQLFINYKLKSVAHLPWRQMTYKFLNTIIDDLFAFVIKMPMLHRLSVFRDDVIFLIYLYQRWVYPVDKTRVNEFGFGGEDDSADPKKITDQEDDKKTN